In Betta splendens chromosome 22, fBetSpl5.4, whole genome shotgun sequence, the following proteins share a genomic window:
- the LOC114848741 gene encoding glycosyltransferase family 92 protein F13G3.3-like → IRIISIFKRDSIQPLHCLFCCVDHLSDTTPATVLVHSDHFDFPYGTTDVMCQIPHNCSATHVTLVPDTMRPTNPTWLPLRNKKIIEKNKRFEFNFTVCISTLFGGYNNVLQFAQTLEIYRLLGVGRVVVYNNSGGPELSRLLHSYSQEGLVELVQWPIHNYLNPSHGWHASEFSGDLQYYGQVTTLNECIYRSMERSRYVLLNDIDEIIMPYQHDSLTSLMDTLQPQHPNTGVFIIQVIIYPKKTAEESNKGYVDAWKQVPGFNILQRIYWEDRNKDQYHPHKMLVQPSFVEQTSIHQVLKAFGESYKIPEKMCHIVHSVTNHPIERPLEELHLDKRLWDFKDRVIPRVTEMLRRAGLLSSEEEADRIN, encoded by the exons ataCGCATCATCAGCATCTTTAAGAGAGACTCCATCCAGCCTCTGCActgtctgttctgctgtgtaGACCATTTGTCAGATACAACTCCAGCCACTGTTTTAGTGCACTCAGACCACTTTGACTTTCCCTACGGCACCACAGATGTCATGTGTCAGATTCCTCACAACTGCAGCGCTACACATGTTACACTTGTGCCGGACACAATGAGGCCCACAAACCCGACGTGGCTTCCATTAAGAAACAAGAAGATTATTGAGAAGAATAAAAGGTTTGAGTTTAACTTCACCGTCTGCATCTCCACCCTGTTTGGAGGCTACAACAATGTGCTTCAGTTTGCGCAGACCCTCGAAATTTACAG GCTGCTGGGTGTGGGCAGAGTGGTGGTCTACAACAACAGCGGCGGCCCAGAACTCAGCCGCCTGCTGCACAGCTACAGCCAGGAGGGTTTGGTGGAGCTGGTTCAGTGGCCCATCCACAATTATCTGAATCCGTCTCATGGTTGGCATGCCTCAGAATTTTCAGGGGACCTACAATACTACGGTCAGGTGACTACGCTCAACGAGTGCATCTACAGGTCCATGGAGCGCTCACGCTACGTCCTGCTGAACGACATCGATGAGATCATCATGCCGTACCAGCACGACAGCCTGACGAGCCTGATGGACACGCTCCAACCACAGCATCCCAAT ACGGGGGTGTTCATCATTCAGGTTATAATCTATCCCAAGAAAACCGCAGAGGAAAGTAACAAAGGCTACGTGGACGCATGGAAGCAGGTCCCAGGCTTTAACATTCTGCAGCGCATCTACTGGGAGGACCGTAATAAAGACCAATACCACCCACACAAGATGTTAGTTCAGCCAAG CTTTGTGGAGCAGACGTCAATTCATCAAGTGCTTAAGGCATTCGGAGAAAGTTACAAGATTCCAGAGAAGATGTGTCATATCGTCCATAGTGTAACAAACCATCCCATTGAACggccgctggaggagctgcacctcGACAAACGACTGTGGGACTTTAAGGACAGAGTGATACCACGAGTGACCGAGATGCTGAGGAGAGCAGGTCTGCTGAgttcagaggaggaagctgataGAATTAACTGA